From a region of the Theobroma cacao cultivar B97-61/B2 chromosome 8, Criollo_cocoa_genome_V2, whole genome shotgun sequence genome:
- the LOC18591161 gene encoding uncharacterized acetyltransferase At3g50280 encodes MNPSKVRCISECFVKPPHVSQESKQPFYLTTWDLAMLSVQYIQKGLLFAKPPPEDCPQDLIKNILDRLKKSLSLSLVHFYPLAGRLATRREENPPAYFVFVDCNNSPGAKFIHAAVDATVSHILSPTYVPLVVQSFFDHDRAINHDGHSRPLLSIQVTELVDGVFIGCSMNHAIGDGSTFWHFFNTLSEIFQAQGDNVKISRQPVLKRWFPEGHGPLINLPFTHQDELIRRFEAPQLLERIFHFSAESIAKLKARANSEYNTSKISSFQSLSAFVWMSITKARRFPNDQLTSCRLAINNRSRLDPPLSPDYFGNSIQTVRAVTTAGELVEQNLGWAAWQLHLAVVNHTDKSVRGFVNDWLRSPFIYQLGQFFDPQSVMMGSSPRFNKYGNEFGLGKALALRSGYAHKFDGKVSSYPGREGGGSIDLEVCLPAHSMNALESDAEFMAAVSSSI; translated from the coding sequence ATGAATCCATCAAAAGTTCGATGCATCTCAGAATGCTTTGTGAAACCACCGCATGTTTCTCAAGAATCGAAGCAGCCCTTCTATCTGACAACATGGGATCTAGCCATGCTTTCTGTACAGTATATCCAAAAGGGCCTTCTCTTTGCCAAACCTCCGCCAGAGGATTGTCCACAAGACTTGATCAAGAATATCTTGGACAGGCTCAAGAAGTCCCTCTCCCTCTCCCTTGTTCATTTCTATCCTCTTGCAGGTCGTCTTGCAACAAGAAGAGAGGAAAACCCCCCTGCTTAttttgtctttgttgattGCAACAACAGCCCTGGGGCCAAGTTTATCCACGCAGCCGTTGACGCAACAGTATCCCACATTCTTTCCCCAACTTATGTGCCATTGGTTGTTCAATCATTCTTTGACCATGACAGAGCAATCAACCATGATGGTCACTCCAGACCTTTGCTGTCTATTCAGGTCACGGAGCTGGTTGATGGGGTATTCATAGGGTGTTCTATGAACCATGCTATTGGGGATGGATCCACCTTCTGGCATTTCTTCAACACATTGTCCGAAATATTTCAAGCACAGGGAGATAATGTAAAAATCTCACGCCAACCTGTGCTCAAGAGGTGGTTTCCAGAGGGTCATGGTCCACTAATTAACCTTCCTTTCACTCACCAGGATGAGTTAATCAGAAGATTTGAAGCACCCCAACTTTTAGAGAGAATCTTCCACTTCTCAGCAGAGTCCATTGCAAAACTCAAAGCAAGGGCCAATTCAGAATACAACACCAGCAAAATCTCCTCCTTCCAGTCTTTATCTGCGTTTGTCTGGATGTCAATAACAAAGGCCCGCCGTTTTCCAAATGACCAATTAACTAGTTGCAGGTTGGCTATAAATAACAGATCAAGACTGGATCCACCCTTGTCCCCAGATTACTTTGGGAACTCAATTCAAACCGTGAGAGCAGTAACTACAGCTGGTGAACTGGTCGAGCAGAATCTTGGATGGGCTGCTTGGCAATTGCACCTAGCTGTGGTTAACCACACAGACAAATCAGTGCGTGGCTTTGTCAATGATTGGCTTCGTTCACCGTTTATTTACCAGCTTGGTCAGTTTTTTGATCCACAAAGTGTAATGATGGGAAGCTCACCAAGATTCAACAAGTACGGAAATGAGTTTGGGTTGGGGAAAGCACTGGCACTCCGCAGTGGATATGCTCATAAGTTTGATGGGAAGGTTTCCTCATATCCAGGACGCGAAGGTGGAGGAAGCATAGACTTGGAGGTCTGCCTTCCAGCTCACTCTATGAATGCTCTTGAATCGGATGCGGAGTTCATGGCTGCTGTTTCTTCCTCTATTTAA